The following proteins are co-located in the Oryzias melastigma strain HK-1 linkage group LG8, ASM292280v2, whole genome shotgun sequence genome:
- the gpatch8 gene encoding G patch domain-containing protein 8 isoform X3, giving the protein MGMGRMEMELDYAEDATEKRRVLEVEKEDTEELRQKYKDQVEKEKAIAKALEDLRANFYCELCDKQYTKHQEFDNHINSYDHAHKQRLKELKQREFARNVSSRSRKDGKKQEKMLRRLHELAEQRKQDKQNRTPGSGPMFKTTTVAVDGEDGESMLVETPVLTDAILEAAPLEKTGQSSPKQGPAISFSLGRNTSSPTPSSSSKLGVSFSFAKKAPVKLETAAAVFTDHCEEVPEGEEIQEGEKAAGQEEASGCIMDSPRGGSGGVEAVEGGGAAAVDDVQQPDNGASLASTLNKLKMMMKKEEGYTGQEPQYYHYIPPAHCRVKPHFQFLLFMKASDQNQSKEDEEEDGQEMQEEKKCEKSSDPKESNTTEPQDNKEEQENEALTTEPEPAPPSPKVKTEEETSSCAVDAASTATTSAASTQKEEEATDKTSLNTGPKIPTGPFFPVLSKDESTTLQWPTELLEFTEAQPSLSYSCNPLYFDFKLSRNKKMPGGKAVKSPKSGEEAESKKQEGTPADAAPEPGMSADADKPATKGDPSPSESGEQKPATDSAKKKKKKKKHKKSAKHSKRKGKEKAPAEEAEAGTEVTQEKPKKKKKHKRKKSKNKNPNQEEATGEEKESVKAKSEDKAVASSSQITTGAKETGGVELGKRKRPAKEVPAKPGAEEGGTGKSCEKSNSSEEPSGSKRHKNDSSASQSASCSTSAHKSPGHGRPPSSESEEEGSSNTQRSRHRRLSPREQRRHHSEESKRSCSRSSRRGERRGSSRRHHRGQASRSRSYSSSSERSSAASSAYSHRSRSYSDSYSDYSTEGRRRRRSKRSSDSEYERRGSRRRSRRREYSSSSSEESRSRSRSYSRRKRHRRHRRSSSRSSSSWSRSTSARSYRRSYSRSRSSASRSSSSNKGSPHRRSTRGRGESDNTRRDFNRSRIYRSQSPRTSSSRGLSRNTSSSQALRSGLSRDAGEQKNTLTARQLLEKVQSKRSSDDSSSGTKSGIKIKDPPQGYFGPKLPPTLGSKAMLPLYGKLLAGKKPIIPLTRPDDGDKYGLGKGSDEKEVILVEPIREFPPPPPPPAPPVQKVEETPQMTVAQDETQQLPAAEDQDQQENRPLFEQDPSIMMPQYQLEPGQDPSQNPVMESMMPEMQQQQPQMHAYPAYPPPNLEEDGIEAEEDGLAPLESQPITFTPEEMEKYSKLQQAAQQHIQQQLLAKQVKAFPSAAAAAAAAAAAANLAPAPPPQALQQIHIQQPAVSVASGTSIATVQHAILQHHAATAAAMGIHPAHAHHPHPAHAQLAQVHHIPQHHLTPISLSPLGHSLSHSLGHSLGHAGLIPAHHTAFLSGQPIHIIPASALHHTPLALHHVPHTALYPALFTPRPSQAAAAAALQLHPLLHPIFSGQDLQHPPNHGS; this is encoded by the coding sequence GACTCCAGGAAGTGGACCAATGTTCAAAACGACCACGGTGGCGGTCGATGGAGAGGACGGTGAAAGCATGTTAGTTGAAACCCCTGTTTTGACTGATGCTATTCTGGAGGCTGCACCGTTAGAGAAAACTGGTCAGTCCTCCCCAAAACAGGGCCCGGCTATTAGTTTTTCCCTGGGGAGGAACACCTCCTCCCCAACCcccagcagctcctccaaaTTGGGCGTGTCATTCTCTTTTGCCAAGAAAGCCCCGGTGAAGTTGGAGACGGCTGCTGCCGTTTTCACCGATCACTGCGAGGAGGTTCCAGAGGGAGAGGAGATCCAGGAGGGAGAAAAGGCTGCAGGACAAGAGGAGGCGTCAGGGTGCATCATGGACAGCCCAAGAGGAGGATCTGGAGGAGTGGAGGCAGTAGAGGGAGGCGGTGCAGCTGCTGTGGACGATGTGCAGCAGCCTGATAACGGAGCCTCACTGGCCTCCACGCTCAACAAattgaagatgatgatgaaaaaaGAGGAAGGATATACTGGACAGGAGCCTCAGTACTACCATTATATACCTCCTGCTCATTGCCGGGTCAAACCACACTTCCAGTTTCTGTTGTTCATGAAGGCTTCAGATCAGAACCAGAGCAAAGAGGACGAGGAAGAGGATGGCCAGGAGatgcaagaggaaaaaaagtgcGAAAAAAGTTCTGACCCGAAAGAGTCTAACACTACAGAACCCCAAGACAATAAAGAAGAgcaagaaaatgaagctttaacTACTGAGCCAGAACCAGCTCCTCCATCACCCAAGGTGAAAACAGAAGAGGAGACCTCCTCATGTGCAGTAGACGCAGCTTCAACTGCAACAACTTCAGCTGCTTCTActcagaaagaagaagaagcgacTGATAAAACTAGTTTAAACACTGGTCCAAAAATCCCCACTGGTCCTTTCTTCCCCGTCCTGAGTAAAGATGAAAGTACAACCCTTCAGTGGCCGACGGAGCTGCTCGAGTTCACCGAAGCTCAACCCTCCTTGTCTTACAGCTGCAATCCGCTGTATTTTGACTTCAAACTGTCGAGAAACAAAAAGATGCCCGGTGGAAAAGCGGTGAAGTCCCCGAAGTCTGGCGAAGAGGCCGAAAGCAAGAAGCAAGAAGGAACGCCTGCCGACGCAGCGCCTGAACCCGGGATGAGCGCGGATGCAGACAAACCGGCGACTAAAGGAGATCCCAGCCCGTCGGAAAGCGGCGAGCAAAAACCCGCAACCGATAGtgcgaagaaaaaaaagaagaagaagaagcataaGAAGTCTGCAAAGCATTCAAAAcgaaaagggaaagaaaaagctCCAGCGGAGGAAGCTGAGGCGGGAACTGAGGTTACTCAGGAAAagccaaagaagaagaaaaaacacaaacggaAGAAGAGCAAAAACAAGAATCCGAATCAAGAGGAAGCTACTGGAGAGGAAAAAGAGAGCGTAAAAGCAAAGTCAGAAGACAAAGCTGTGGCGTCGTCCTCTCAGATAACAACAGGAGCAAAAGAAACTGGAGGAGTGGAACTGGGAAAGAGAAAACGTCCCGCCAAGGAAGTGCCTGCCAAGCCTGGAGCGGAGGAAGGAGGAACGGGGAAAAGTTGTGAGAAGAGCAACTCCTCAGAGGAGCCCAGTGGCTCCAAGAGACACAAGAACGACTCCAGCGCTTCTCAGAGTGCCTCGTGTTCCACTTCTGCTCACAAGAGCCCCGGTCATGGTAGACCTCCCAGCAGTGAGAGTGAAGAGGAGGGCAGCTCCAACACCCAGCGCTCACGCCACCGCCGGTTAAGCCCGCGGGAACAGCGGCGACACCACAGCGAGGAATCCAAAAGGTCTTGCAGCCGCTCCTCGAGACGAGGGGAGAGGAGGGGCAGCAGTCGACGCCACCATCGCGGTCAAGCGTCGCGGAGTCGCTCCTACTCCAGCAGCTCTGAGCGTTCCTCTGCAGCAAGCAGCGCTTACAGCCACCGCAGCCGCAGCTACTCCGACAGCTACAGTGACTACAGCACAGAAGGCCGCAGACGGAGGCGCTCCAAACGGTCGTCAGACTCCGAGTACGAGCGCAGGGGGAGCCGCAGGCGATCACGAAGACGCGagtactcctcctcctcctcagaagAGTCCCGCTCACGATCGCGCAGCTACAGCCGCCGGAAACGGCACAGGCGACACAGGCGAAGCAGCTCGAGAAGTTCCAGCAGCTGGAGTCGCAGCACGAGCGCGAGGTCTTACCGCCGCAGCTACAGCCGCAGTCGCAGCTCCGCAAGCCGCTCCTCCAGCTCAAACAAAGGCTCCCCTCACCGGCGCAGCACCAGGGGCCGAGGGGAGAGCGACAACACCCGCAGAGACTTCAACCGCTCTCGCATCTACCGCTCCCAGTCCCCGAGGACGTCGTCGTCACGCGGCCTCAGCCGGAACACCTCCAGCTCGCAGGCGCTGCGGTCAGGGCTGTCCCGAGACGCAGGGGAGCAGAAAAACACTCTCACTGCACGGCAGCTGCTGGAAAAAGTTCAGTCCAAGAGAAGTTCAGATGATTCTTCCTCAGGAACCAAATCTGGGATTAAAATTAAGGATCCACCGCAGGGCTATTTCGGTCCAAAACTACCCCCAACCCTGGGAAGCAAAGCCATGTTGCCGCTTTATGGCAAGCTGCTGGCGGGGAAGAAGCCTATAATTCCCCTGACCAGACCTGACGACGGAGACAAGTATGGCCTGGGGAAAGGCTCCGATGAGAAAGAGGTCATCCTGGTAGAGCCCATCAGAGAGTTTCCTCCTCCGCCGCCGCCTCCGGCTCCACCAGTGCAGAAGGTGGAAGAGACTCCACAGATGACAGTCGCACAAGACGAGACGCAGCAGCTCCCCGCCGCAGAAGATCAAGATCAGCAAGAAAACCGGCCGCTGTTTGAGCAGGACCCTTCCATAATGATGCCCCAGTACCAGTTAGAACCTGGACAGGACCCGTCCCAGAACCCCGTGATGGAGTCGATGATGCCtgagatgcagcagcagcagccgcagATGCACGCCTACCCTGCTTACCCGCCTCCTAATCTGGAGGAAGATGGAATCGAAGCGGAGGAGGACGGGCTGGCGCCTTTGGAGAGTCAGCCAATCACGTTCACGCCTGAGGAGATGGAGAAGTACAGCAAACTGCAGCAGGCCGCACAGCAGCACATTCAGCAGCAGCTTTTGGCCAAACAAGTCAAAGCCTTtccctctgcagcagcagctgctgcagccgcCGCTGCAGCTGCTAATTTAGCGCCTGCCCCCCCTCCACAAGCCCTGCAACAGATACACATTCAGCAACCGGCTGTGTCTGTAGCCTCCGGCACGTCCATCGCCACAGTCCAACACGCCATCCTGCAGCACCACGCAGCTACCGCCGCGGCGATGGGCATCCATCCGGCGCACGCCCACCACCCTCATCCTGCACACGCCCAGCTGGCCCAGGTGCATCACATTCCCCAGCACCACCTGACCCCCATCTCCCTGTCTCCTCTGGGTCACTCACTCAGTCATTCTTTGGGACACTCTCTGGGACAcgcgggtttgattcccgcccaCCACACCGCCTTCCTCTCCGGTCAGCCCATCCACATTATTCCCGCTTCCGCTCTTCACCACACCCCTCTGGCGCTCCACCACGTTCCCCACACCGCCCTCTACCCGGCGCTCTTCACCCCCCGCCCCTCCcaggctgctgctgcagcgGCCCTCCAGCTCCACCCGCTTCTGCACCCCATTTTTTCAGGACAGGACCTCCAGCACCCCCCAAACCACGGCTCCTGA